Sequence from the Magallana gigas chromosome 4, xbMagGiga1.1, whole genome shotgun sequence genome:
TCTTCTCTGGATCTCACCTTGAATGAGGACAAAATAAATGAGattaatgaccttgaccttcaaTAAATTACCTTGGATAAAATCAGGATTCCTATACACCTGCAGGTTATGGACAACCTTTGTAGCAAAAAATTACTATGCACAGAAATTGTAAGTATAGACAGATCATCCCTATATAAACTGGTACTCCTGTATCTACAAATAATTTCAGACTAccagtttaaaattattttgaaggCTTCAACAGCAACTTAATTGAATTTGTGAATCCATATtggattttttaataaacagaAAGCTCTATGCCTCTGTTCAGAGGATTTGACTTAATCAAGACATTTATCAATCCATTTAGAGTATTAAAAGTTGCAGAGAATTTCATCCGCCCAAGAGAGCTGCAATTAATTGTCAGCAGCATGAAAGCTTACCATCCAGCACCATCTTGGTTGCTATGGCAGTAGGAAGTCCGACAGTCTTGGCCATGGCGGAGTAGCCATTTTCCTCCCCGTAGCAGACAAAGTTGATGACCCGTTTCTCCTGGGATTTATCTGGCCATGTGACCCCGACATTGTGGTGCATCACTATCATGTCCTTCTCCCCCGGAGCTGTAACACCCAGACATAAAAGGATGTATAAATAGACTAGTCAGACCCCACAGCCTTCATTGGTTGGCCTGCTTGAACTTGTATATAATTAGTTTTATCTCTAGAATAATCTTTTCACATTATCACTGATTTTGTTTTTCGttctatgaatattaatgattttattgcGAAAGTTTCAGAGGGAATACTAATGTGAGAGcagcttatttaaaaaaattaaagaaaatgtctcaaagaataactctttaaataccagcttttaatactatttatttatgcctattgtttatgtttatttatgtcTATTATGCAATGAAACAACTTACCAAAAGCAAGTTTCTTGGATAGGTAGTTAGACAATGTGTCTAGCGCGCTTCCCTTCTTGTCCATTGGCACTTCCTCCAACAACCCTAAACTGTTTATAAACATAAACCCATTTTATTAAAACTCTTGtaaataatgtatttattatatgaaaacttgTCCCATTTAATGAagaacattgtaaaaaaacgtCCAGTGTCTCACtgtgtttaaaaattgttcactATTATTTTAACTAGACGATTCGGGATAGTCATGTGAAAGTTATAACCACGAGAAATTCATAAAGGTAAAATCTACTAAAATGTGAGGCTTGTAAAATTACTCAAAAAAAGTTATCACAAACCAAAGATTGATTAAgagatgaatacatgtacaaataggtttttgaattatatttaaCTGTAACTTGCACCATAAACAAACTAACTCTTTTAATTAATAGATTTTACATTGTAACCTGCTTCCTGTTCACTCAATGCTGTTATTACAAACACAGACTTCCTAATGGATGACTATTCACTCAAGAGTTGTAACATACAGACTAATCGCTCATCtgttacacacacacacacacacacgcacttACTCTTCGATGGCCTTCAGCCTCCTCTCTGAGCGTCCTACTTTCTCAAACACTAGATCCTTCAGGCTGTCCTCAAACAAGTCAGGACTTTTGTCGAATAGTTCACACATGTATCCTTTCTGTtaacgaaaaaaaacccaaaacattACATTTAACATTGTTATTGATTATGATGTAAGTAATCTTAAATTTGTGCTATGGATTTAAGAGGAATGAACTGGTCGACATAGAATTAGTACCCAGTATGTCACTTAAAAGAGTGCTCTTCTggcagttacatgtattaatcagAAAGGGGCTTTCCTCAGAAGTCAGTGCTCAGTAAAAACGTGAGTAAAAAAAACTGATTAGAAGAGATCCATCCATGTAGACACTAGTAACTCAGAGAGACTTGGTCCAAATTAAGAAGTCCACACCTGTGAGGAAGTCGGCAGAGACTGATCCAAGCAGACTCTAGGTTGGTAAGGGCTTACTCAGGTAGTCTGCAGTCAGACTTCCCTGGTCACCAATCAGTAGAGACTTAGACAGTCTTTGTTTAGTGAGTACAGTGTACTTACCCAGGTGGTCAATGGGCCGTTGGGATGCAGGCTTGCCACTTGCTCTGGGTTTAGTAACCCAAGCTGCATGATACCCTTCATGATGTGTGAGAACCCCTGCAAAAACAAATGGATAAAATAAAAGTCAGACATACAACATGGCTTATCTACAgattaattatcaatttttactTCATTTCTAATAAGTTAATTAAAGAGCCTTTCAGAAGGCCATTTCAAGAGGGTTTTTTCCTTGGATTTTTCTTTATACCACTTAATAactttatacattgtatattagaGTTTTCGTTACCTTGTAGCGAATTGTTCCTCTGAGGACGGTTTTAGCTGACTGGATGCTGTACTCATCGATGTACATAGTTGAGTCGCGGTTGGGGAAGCCCTCAAAGTTAAACCCGGGCATGAAGTCCAGGTCCTGCACAGCGTCTAACAGTCCGCCATTACCGGGAATCTCCAACACCTATAGACAGCAAAACATGCTAAATACCCAAAACAGATATGCTGATTCAAACATGTAGATTTTAGATAGAGtacatgtacgagggttgttcggaaattattgagacattttctcttattcttttattaaaaaagataaactcttgAAATGTCACCAAAAAGTAAATCAGGATAGAGattatcaatgtgaaaagtttcttgtccatggcatgaatagatcattcctggtaagctgGCCAACGTGCCTTCGTCCAGTGACCCGGCGCGACCGCAAACgtttcgcaacgtcattttaacgcttcttattgctcatgtgttttaaacaccttacaaacgaacggaaataagaattattctttttttctcatcttttgttttcatttcaagatgtcatcattcacattttctctcattcttggtttttttaaaggaaaaatcaagttatttttacccgaaagtctaattactgtgaatgtctcctgcagtcattttttatatattttagaactgttgacaacagttagCGTGTCGAAAGTACTTGATAATTAATCCCTTTAGcctaattctagttaaacaatcagtgaaaaaatatgatgagCTGAAGCTCTATACCTTGTTTTGTCATCGCATAGTTTTTTTAAGCAACTGCGTGGCcttaaaaggtcttcttctgagatttccacCAGTTTGACGGTTTTCagtgcgccgccttgacgtcaaaattcaatgtaaattcgttgtcagatttctattgtttggtaaatacacgtgtaccatatccgtattttaactcgaacatcagtgaaacttaatcaaaagttagtcgcaaagtatagcaaaatgaacatatttaatttgatttcttttatcattaactgtaattctacgTACACTTATAAAGTAGATGTTTAAGTTGTTAAATCTCCGAGTTCAAggctgcgccgggtaccccgaccaccgacttgtttatctaccgtcgtaaaaaaaatattaaatattcttttaatattactttgttttattattttctggCGTTTCTTCCGTGTCgatgccaattttcaccaaaattcgtcaattagaaaagaaaatattcgagttgtctcaataatttccgaacaaccctcgtatgtaTGCAAAATCTTTATTTACTCTCTTAGAAAGGGTTTgcaaatgaaaacacaaagcttgcaatatttgaattaaagtGATACCTGATCACAATCATTCAAGATATAAATCAGTCTTAATGTATGAAACCCCTTTTGTGATAGGTTTATGTGTCTTTTGTAAGATTTCTCTcaatataatttaatacattaCAGAAAAACACTGTTACAGCAAACTTGTAATGATGAATTCATGCTTTAAgtgatttaaataattttcctgaatttcttaaaatttaaacctATTATACTATATCCAGATTTAACAAATTACGTTTATAAATAAGGAATCAAAATTACTCATCCCATGCAATTTGCTATAACCTTGTTTTACTGTACagagcttttttttaaaattaatttaaaaacagatgCATAGACAGAAATATGTACATAGAGACGTGTATTTAGACAGTTTGACTTACACAGTTGTCTTGAAGGTATTTAGCACCACTCAGACAATTCAGCAGAACTCCTCTTGGGGACCAGCTACCAATGAGAAACAGCAGAGTgtatatattgtacatacaaTAGTGAAACTTGgcgaatcaaagtactgagagtactagCAGTCAGAGAGCAcaaattttgttacatttacaCTCATTCATGAAGTGTTATGAAATGTTCGGAATTCTGTATTGAGGGCCTGAATTGAAATAATATTCACAGAGAGATGTACAAGATTTCTTAAACACAAGTAAAACAGGAATTGTAGAAGAAATGTAGAAGAAATTAGAAGAGGTATTGATCGAATCTACTGAACTTGTTCATGGATAAAATCTTTTCCCATCCAAAACAAACTTGCCATTTGATGAAGAGTTTATGCTTCCTTTAACCTGTCAGAATTGCAAATGTCATCAAGAGTCTTGCAATCTGTTGGGACTGAATTGTGGGTATTTACCTGAATTTGTATCTGATTGGTGAGTTGGAATGTTCAGGGGCAGGTAATCCACCACACCAAGACACAAAGGATGAGATCTAAAGATAAACAAGATTGATAGagaaaaatgaacaaattcCTCAAGGCTTAAAGTAAAAATCTCCAATGTACAGAGTATAAATTACACATCATATGGCATGAACCACAAAAGTTTTTAACTCCTCTGTATACAGGTTATAAATACTCTAGATTCttaattaaacgcaaggaacTAATATCAGCGTGAAATGATGAAAAGCACATCTCgtggattttaaaataatgctttttttttaaaaagataaatgtaaactaaatgaaactatgaCAAAACATTTGGCACTAGCGTTTTATATTCTCGGGATTCAAAGCAAAGCGATGAAAACACAGAATTACGTACTCGTGCAAGATGAAGAATCTACAGTTACTTCTCCAGCGTGCTTTACCTCAGTCAATTTTTTTCACCAGGACATGCTTGATAATTAAATTACTACCTTTTACTATTTTATTACCTTTCCTTCTGCATGTTTCactaatttaaaagtaaataactCTACTGTATCGCTTGTGAATTACCTTCCCTCCTGCATGCTTGACCTCATCGAAGCACTCCATGGCCAACATGTGGTCGATTCCTGGGTCGACGCCCACCTCGTTCACTATGGTGACTCCGGCCTCTTTGGCTGCAGCGTCCAGCTCCCGCATTGCCGGTGAGATGTAGCTCGCGGTGACCATGTTCTTCTTGAACTTGATACAAAGCTTGGCCACGTCAGGGTGAAAGACATAGGGCAGGAGGCTGTAACACAGGCACTGGGTAATTGACAAGTGGTACACTTAGTCTAGTTCTTTAAGAACAGCAAGGATGATAATGTATCTACTGGAACATACTAGAATTGATATGgaataaaaagtaatttttacaGTTGTTGTTTTAATTCTGATAAAATTTGTCTCTCTTATCACAGAGCTTTGCACCTTAATTTTTCCTTTAACTATCAAATTTCtaattgaatgattacgtaaaattgtatcaattatattcaattactttcaatatattcaaatacatctaatgaaaatatatcttttttattcattcaattacttaatctattatttttttaaaaaatttctcttGTTTCAAATTTCGTTGTATAAGCagttttgttaaaaagaaaaaaattattttctatttcaaataagcctttttaaaaattgccaaCAATGAAATCATGGCAATGAAAAATTGCCAACAAGAAATCATGAGAACAAATGAAGGAATAATAGGATAGAAAATATGATATggggttaaaaattgataatcatTCTGTAATTGAAGCTAGATTTAAGTACCAGTAATTGCCAACAGTTAAAGTGTTGTAATACTTATCAGACTGTTTCTCTAACCTGACAACGATGTCATGCTGAGGAATAAGTTTCTCAAGTTCATCGTAATTCCTCTGGACGTCTATCAGTGTGGTGTTGACGTTTAATTTCCCTAGACTGTCCAACTCAGACTGGAGCTGTGACGCTGTAAATGATCGGGACAAACAATAACCCTGCTGTTTTTTGTATGGTACTGTAGGCATTCACTTGAGTTAAGAACTTAGATTTGAGGCCCAGAATTTACAATTACTGCTGTTTTTTGTACGGTGCTGTAGGCATTCActtataaataagtaaaatccTTAGATTTGAGGCCCAGGATTTCAATAAGTAAAATCAGTAATGTCAAGGTCAGAACACAAAACCAAGAActaagatattaaaaataaatttttcatcatGTGTTGTGAAGTATAGAAACTTACTCTGTTTCTAACattataatctttaaaaaacattaagatattgaatttatagCAACCTTAAAATTTTACTCAAGTCAGTTATCAGACTGAGTGTATGGTTGTCTGACCTGATCTTTTACACTGTCCTATTCTGGTGACCTTGACCTACTTACCCACAGTGACCTCTGTGTTTTTGCTCTTTGCGAGGTACTCGACCACAGGGAGGGACACGTATCCTGCCCCAAGGATCAGAACGCTCCTATTCTCGGGGTGTCGCTGGGCCTTCTGAGAAGAGCTAAggaaagatacaaagtaaaccaatcatttaaataattcgAGGATAGTCAAACAATTCataagtttggggggggggggggggggaggggaagGGTTtgggttttatttcatttaggggggggggggtccaatcAGTCATTTCCATCTCCTTCCAGTTTATCAGGTATCATTTCTGCAGAATTCTCCTACTTGCCTGATATTCTTCCTTCTGAGTTCAGCAATGTATTCATGACTTGGAGT
This genomic interval carries:
- the LOC105322594 gene encoding alpha-aminoadipic semialdehyde synthase, mitochondrial isoform X2, with the translated sequence MPLLDAIIEKNIRLIDYERMVDESGQRTVAFGKYAGVAGMINILHGLGLRLLALGHHTPFMHIGPSHNYRNTEQARQAVRDAGYEIALDRLPKSIGPLVFVFTGSGNVSQGAQEVFQEFPHEYIEPESLPKVAKQGATNKLYVCVARRDDHYVRKEGGKFDAEEFEVHPYRYASTFSQKIAPYASVIINGIYWAPNAPRLITIPDAKILLRPIQAPWLPSSPGCPHLPHRLLAICDISADPGGSIEFVKECTTIDKPFCLYDAEQNMETESFQGSGALICSIDNMPAQIPKEATDFFGNLLLPYIPDMLKFPAKLPWEDYDVPLVVKNAVIASNRQLTPSHEYIAELRRKNISSSQKAQRHPENRSVLILGAGYVSLPVVEYLAKSKNTEVTVASQLQSELDSLGKLNVNTTLIDVQRNYDELEKLIPQHDIVVSLLPYVFHPDVAKLCIKFKKNMVTASYISPAMRELDAAAKEAGVTIVNEVGVDPGIDHMLAMECFDEVKHAGGKISSFVSWCGGLPAPEHSNSPIRYKFSWSPRGVLLNCLSGAKYLQDNCVLEIPGNGGLLDAVQDLDFMPGFNFEGFPNRDSTMYIDEYSIQSAKTVLRGTIRYKGFSHIMKGIMQLGLLNPEQVASLHPNGPLTTWKGYMCELFDKSPDLFEDSLKDLVFEKVGRSERRLKAIEDLGLLEEVPMDKKGSALDTLSNYLSKKLAFAPGEKDMIVMHHNVGVTWPDKSQEKRVINFVCYGEENGYSAMAKTVGLPTAIATKMVLDGEIQRRGVLAPLTMDIYQPILSRLRSEGLHAVDEIKAS